The Phormidium yuhuli AB48 DNA window GGTGCAACAGGAGTACGATAACTACTTCTGCGTCGTTGACCTCCATGCCATCACCGTCCCCCATGACCCCAAAACCTTGGCGGAAAATAGCTACAAAATTGCCGCCCTCTATCTCGCCTGTGGCATCAGCCTCGACCATGCCAACATCTTCATTCAATCCCATATCAGCGCCCACAGCGAACTCACCTGGCTACTCAACTGCATCACCCCCATTAACTGGCTTCAGGGGATGATTCAATTTAAAGAAAAAGCTGTGAAACAGGGGGAAAACGTAGGAACCGGACTCCTAGACTACCCGGTGCTAATGGCGGCGGATATCCTCCTCTACGATGCCGATAAAGTCCCCGTCGGTGAAGACCAAAAACAACATCTGGAACTGACCCGAGATTTGGTCATCCGGCTCAACGACCAATTTGCTAGCCCCGACGAGCCGGTTCTGAAAATGCCCGACCCCCTCATCCGCAAAGATGGGGCCCGGGTCATGAGTCTAACCGACGGGACTAAGAAAATGTCCAAGTCGGACCCCTCTGAACTGAGCCGTATTAACCTGTTAGACGACCCCGATACCATCGCCAAGAAAATCAAAAAATGTAAGACCGACCCCATGCGAGGCCTAGAGTTTGACAATCCTGAGCGTCCGGAATGCCAAAATCTTCTCACCCTCTACCAACTCCTCTCAGGTCAAGACAAAGCCAGCGTCTCCCGTGACTGTGCTTCAATGGGCTGGGGCCAATTCAAACCTCTGTTAACGGA harbors:
- the trpS gene encoding tryptophan--tRNA ligase codes for the protein MGKQRILSGVQPTGNLHLGNYLGAIRNWVEVQQEYDNYFCVVDLHAITVPHDPKTLAENSYKIAALYLACGISLDHANIFIQSHISAHSELTWLLNCITPINWLQGMIQFKEKAVKQGENVGTGLLDYPVLMAADILLYDADKVPVGEDQKQHLELTRDLVIRLNDQFASPDEPVLKMPDPLIRKDGARVMSLTDGTKKMSKSDPSELSRINLLDDPDTIAKKIKKCKTDPMRGLEFDNPERPECQNLLTLYQLLSGQDKASVSRDCASMGWGQFKPLLTETTIEVLRPIQQTYTQVMDDKGYLESVLKQGREQAESVAQETLSRVKTAMGFSKPL